A single genomic interval of Tursiops truncatus isolate mTurTru1 chromosome 1, mTurTru1.mat.Y, whole genome shotgun sequence harbors:
- the LOC101326117 gene encoding oviduct-specific glycoprotein-like isoform X3 — translation MYSELEGVLGLVTLGVPVNLCLIPPLCPAGLVLVLKHHNGAAHKLACYFTNWAFSQPSPASILPRDLDPFLCTHLVFAFASMNNNQIVPKDPQDEKILYPEFNKLKERNKELKTMLSIGGWNFSTSRFTTMLSTFANRQKFVNSVIALLRTHGFDGLDLFFLYPGLRGSPRHDRWTFVFLLEVRPAWQLPNPEMILL, via the exons ATGTACTCAGAACTGGAGGGTGTGCTGGGACTTGTCACTCTGGGTGTGCCTGTGAATCTGTGTTTGATTCCTCCTTTGTGTCCTGCAGGGCTGGTTCTTGTGCTGAAACACCACAATG GTGCTGCCCACAAACTGGCGTGTTATTTCACCAACTGGGCATTTAGTCAGCCCAGCCCTGCTTCGATCCTGCCCCGGGACCTGGACCCCTTTCTCTGCACCCACCTGGTATTTGCCTTTGCCTCAATGAACAACAATCAGATTGTTCCTAAGGATCCCCAGGATGAGAAAATCCTCTACCCAGAGTTCAACAAGCTCAAGGAGAG GAACAAGGAGCTGAAAACAATGCTGTCCATCGGGGGGTGGAACTTCAGCACATCGAG GTTCACCACAATGCTGTCCACATTCGCCAACCGGCAGAAGTTTGTCAATTCAGTGATAGCCCTCCTGAGGACACATGGCTTTGATGGTCTGGACCTCTTCTTCTTGTACCCTGGACTCAGAGGCAGCCCCAGGCATGACCGCTGGACCTTTGTCTTCTTACTTGAAGTAAGGCCAGCCTGGCAGCTCCCGAATCCAGAAATGATTCTACTTTGA